One genomic window of Solanum stenotomum isolate F172 chromosome 9, ASM1918654v1, whole genome shotgun sequence includes the following:
- the LOC125876686 gene encoding GATA transcription factor 21-like, which yields MSKPLSPWTKKDSSFKINSSNQYLPLDQSISFFLITFPMTPPDHITPNFPFGLNNNNNNDLNNSLVTPNYQASSSHSSYNHFFFNSTTNQTASFHHQHTQYYMQHEHQLEVDNDGGSSYDLGKKNKGGSGLKLSLWKREDKLVMSSEIKDLDQERKKNTTNNACIKLKLGDQKQQPIHTDYSSNNIPIRVCTDCNTTKTPLWRSGPKGPKSLCNACGIRQRKARRAMAAAANGKTDHQTAMKIKVQQHKPNITKVRTNNHVTPFKKRCKLGPSSSGTNNAPKKLGFEDLLINLSNQLAFQQIFPQDEKEAAILLMALSSGLVHG from the exons ATGTCTAAGCCTCTCTCTCCTTGGACTAAAAAAGACTCTTCTTTTAAGATCAACTCCTCAAACCAATATCTCCCTCTTGATCAATCTATCTCATTCTTCTTGATCACTTTCCCCATGACTCCACCTGATCACATAACTCCTAATTTCCCTTTTGGcctcaataataataacaacaatgatCTCAACAATTCTCTTGTTACCCCTAATTATCAAGCTTCTTCTTCTCACTCATCCTATAATCACTTTTTCTTCAACTCAACTACCAATCAAACGGCAAGTTTTCATCATCAACATACCCAATACTATATGCAACATGAGCATCAACTTGAG GTTGATAATGATGGTGGATCGTCATATGATTTAGGGAAGAAAAACAAGGGAGGAAGTGGCCTCAAATTGAGCTTGTGGAAGAGAGAAGACAAGTTAGTCATGTCTTCAGAGATAAAAGACTTGgatcaagaaagaaagaaaaataccACCAATAATGCTTGCATCAAATTGAAGTTGGGAGATCAAAAGCAACAACCTATACATACTGATTACAGCTCCAACAATATACCTATTAGGGTTTGTACTGATTGTAACACTACTAAGACCCCTCTTTGGAGAAGTGGTCCTAAAGGACCTAAG TCATTGTGTAACGCATGTGGAATCCGACAAAGGAAGGCAAGACGAGCAATGGCAGCAGCAGCAAATGGGAAAACTGATCATCAAACAGCAATGAAGATAAAGGTACaacaacacaaaccaaatataacAAAAGTTAGAACTAACAATCATGTTACACCCTTCAAGAAAAGGTGCAAATTGGGTCCTTCTTCCTCTGGTACTAATAATGCACCAAAGAAACTTGGTTTTGAAGACTTGTTGATAAACTTGAGCAACCAGTTGGCTTTCCAACAAATTTTCCCACAAGATGAGAAGGAAGCAGCAATCCTCCTAATGGCACTCTCAAGTGGCCTTGTTCATGGCTAA